A region from the Triticum aestivum cultivar Chinese Spring chromosome 3D, IWGSC CS RefSeq v2.1, whole genome shotgun sequence genome encodes:
- the LOC123076531 gene encoding uncharacterized protein: MVVAAAHAEVLPLSKGKKDPSCPETSPVLPATAIADWSCLPYDLVRRIAESFLTTNDVDWYMDLRAVCHDWRSATDDPRNNTSDCRFRPRGWIILDEAFESDTRRLLLNTATGRLIHKELVPLSDYYVVATTLEGFFILADKSPPHAARIFSPLTGAMIHFKAPMPPDGEVTAAVCFIMDLPILNLFCGSSHKHYMAYTESESFFARDYEDAIYSFLQRVIKGGFDGGWTESTMLDELVRKMGNLMMLLRVDPHKFFSDDLPVTEHENNVRCFLVEFGGQVLIIIKRQLLTMVCKFEANSDKLVPLMSISNHAIFIGHQRCLVVDADNFPGIEANCIYYIEHLGSSSHICMRNLQDQKAERISKAVDFVKQDKQFVLVADRPFTIIQLLSSYTINIRDSELALQQQIT, from the coding sequence ATGGTGGTCGCTGCCGCACACGCTGAAGTTCTCCCGCTTTCCAAGGGTAAGAAGGACCCCAGCTGTCCGGAAACCTCGCCGGTCTTACCAGCCACGGCGATTGCAGACTGGTCCTGTCTCCCGTACGACCTCGTCCGCCGCATCGCCGAATCCTTCCTCACCACCAACGACGTCGATTGGTACATGGACTTACGCGCCGTGTGCCACGACTGGCGCTCCGCCACCGACGACCCCAGGAACAACACCTCGGATTGCCGGTTTCGCCCGCGCGGGTGGATCATCCTTGACGAGGCCTTCGAGAGCGACACGCGCCGCCTGTTGCTCAACACCGCCACCGGGCGATTAATCCACAAGGAGCTCGTGCCGCTCAGCGACTACTATGTGGTCGCCACCACTCTTGAGGGCTTCTTTATCCTGGCCGACAAGAGCCCTCCTCACGCCGCGCGCATCTTCAGCCCTCTCACCGGCGCCATGATCCATTTCAAGGCGCCCATGCCGCCCGATGGGGAGGTCACCGCTGCAGTCTGCTTTATCATGGATTTGCCCATTCTTAATTTATTCTGCGGCTCGTCTCACAAGCATTACATGGCGTATACTGAAAGTGAATCTTTCTTCGCCCGCGACTATGAGGACGCAATTTATAGTTTCTTGCAGAGGGTGATCAAAGGTGGGTTTGATGGCGGTTGGACGGAATCAACCATGTTAGATGAGTTGGTCCGCAAGATGGGCAATTTGATGATGTTGCTTCGTGTTGATCCTCATAAGTTTTTCTCCGATGATCTTCCTGTGACTGAACATGAAAACAATGTCCGTTGTTTCCTAGTCGAGTTTGGTGGACAAGTGCTGATCATTATTAAGCGACAGCTGCTCACTATGGTTTGCAAGTTTGAAGCCAACAGTGACAAGCTCGTGCCTTTGATGAGCATCAGCAACCATGCTATCTTTATCGGTCATCAGAGGTGCCTCGTAGTCGATGCAGATAATTTCCCAGGCATCGAGGCAAACTGTATCTACTATATTGAACACCTGGGTTCGTCATCACACATCTGTATGCGCAACCTCCAGGACCAGAAAGCAGAGAGGATCTCTAAAGCTGTTGATTTCGTGAAGCAAGACAAGCAATTTGTCCTCGTCGCCGATCGTCCTTTCACGATTATCCAGCTTCTCTCGAGCTACACCATCAACATCCGGGATTCCGAATTGGCCTTACAACAACAGATCACGTGA